The Impatiens glandulifera chromosome 3, dImpGla2.1, whole genome shotgun sequence genome contains a region encoding:
- the LOC124928605 gene encoding uncharacterized protein LOC124928605 produces the protein MMMNSSSRRVSFSDFDIKYYDLPFDKKPATINNNPTKKKKKAVSTGGHHFWGSMVAKALRFVSNGKRSSRKVSSTEGNLARSRSYVDHAAAIIDSHRAEALEDCIEFLNSSSSSY, from the coding sequence atgatgATGAATAGTAGTAGTAGGAGAGTGAGTTTTAGTGATTTTGACATCAAATATTACGATTTGCCATTCGATAAGAAGCCAGCCACGATCAACAACAACCccacaaagaagaagaaaaaggcggTTTCAACAGGAGGTCACCACTTTTGGGGAAGTATGGTCGCGAAAGCTCTTCGGTTTGTGTCTAATGGTAAAAGATCGTCGAGAAAGGTTTCATCTACGGAGGGTAATTTGGCGAGATCTAGGTCTTATGTAGATCATGCGGCTGCCATTATTGATTCACATAGGGCTGAGGCTTTGGAGGATTGTATTGAGTTCTTAAATTCTAGTTCTTCTTCATACTAG
- the LOC124928613 gene encoding receptor kinase-like protein Xa21: MRSIIIISMFQILVAFLVLAKAKNFSNETDLLSLLDIKAHITAADNLTQVTSNWNDSNHFCLWKGITCSRRHNRVIALNLSSSNLVGTISSSIGNLTFLRELYLSNNGFHGVIPLEIGQLSRLEAIELDGNSLEGEIPSNISGCHNLSFIKFERNLLVGHVPWEALASLSQLTWLSIGNNNLTGTVVPAGNLSSSIEVILVDNNKLDQTLPDSIGRLKNLKVLDLSLNYFHGTVPLSILNLSSLVSVGLSGNKLEGKLPKNLGLASQNLESFIIWGNKFTGAIPRSLWNASNLQQIDLSQNMFTSWFSYEIGFLKELQFINVQENFLGSGGERDLDFMTNLVNCSSLRVLYLAENNFGGLLPNSIANLSSNLQHLFIAYNQISGSIPQGLGELTQLNLLGMFYNQLVGPIPSSICKLKNLQDAGFGKNMLSGEIPSCIGNLTSINKLWLEQNKLEGSIPSSIGNCQNLLLLQLYGNKLSGNIPRELMSLSSLSISLTLDGNRFNGSIPPEIGNLRKLVKLNLSNNELSGPIPSSIGGCQDLIKLYLDHNFFQGSIPETLKFLRGIEVIDLSHNNLSGVIPSPLGKLPFLMKLNLSFNDLQGEMPVEGVFTNATGISVIGNNKLCGGLPALNLPNCHKSEPKKNINISRLVLIAISSFCGLLGICLTLYCLKLKRIPSPQILTMDNLPVSFRELYKATNGFSPENLIGKGGYSSVYKGVLEKSKETIVAIKVLNLTIIGSSKSFIAECKALINTRHRNLIKVLTCCSGVDFEGNDFKALVFEFMPNGSLDMWLHPLQSNANYLIEEMRSLSFLQRLNIAVDLAYALDYLHNQSQTPIIHCDVKPSNILLNSDMVAHLSDFGLARFFKQLDNSSSSSSTGVGLKGTVGYAAPEYGMGSEVSARGDVYSYGIVLLEMITGKRPTDEMFKTGLNLHKLVEMALPEQEMEILDSELLLEMENESNDRRRPKKEKLHECSKRILRIGLACSMETPKERMDISDALKELQSIQSEL, from the exons ATGagatctattattattattagcatGTTTCAGATACTTGTTGCATTTCTTGTTTTAGCGAAAGCGAAAAATTTTAGCAATGAGACTGACCTTTTGTCTTTGCTGGACATAAAAGCCCATATAACTGCGGCTGATAATCTAACGCAAGTCACCAGCAATTGGAATGATTCTAACCACTTCTGTCTGTGGAAGGGTATCACCTGCAGTAGACGACATAACAGAGTCATAGCGTTGAATTTGAGTTCCTCCAATCTTGTTGGCACCATCTCTTCCTCCATTGGAAACCTTACTTTCCTTAGGGAACTATACCTCTCAAACAATGGCTTTCATGGAGTGATACCCTTAGAGATTGGTCAGCTTTCTAGGCTGGAGGCCATTGAACTTGATGGTAACTCATTAGAAGGGGAGATTCCATCAAACATCTCTGGATGCCATAACCTGTCAttcattaaatttgaaagaaatctgcTTGTAGGCCATGTTCCATGGGAAGCTCTTGCCTCTTTATCGCAGTTGACATGGCTTTCTATTGGCAACAACAACTTGACAGGGACTGTTGTTCCAGCAGGTAACTTGTCTTCATCTATTGAAGTTATTCTTGTAGATAACAACAAGTTGGATCAAACATTACCTGATTCAATTGGCCGCCTGAAGAACTTAAAAGTCCTCGACCTCAGCCTCAATTACTTTCACGGGACAGTTCCTTTGTCCATTTTAAATCTTTCCTCACTCGTCAGTGTCGGTTTGTCGGGTAACAAATTAGAGGGAAAACTTCCCAAGAATCTAGGATTGGCCTCTCAAAACCTTGAATCCTTTATTATATGGGGAAACAAATTTACAGGGGCTATTCCTCGATCACTTTGGAATGCCTCGAACCTTCAACAAATAGATTTGAGTCAAAACATGTTCACGTCTTGGTTTTCTTATGAGATTGGCTTCTTGAAGGAACTTCAATTTATAAATGTGCAAGAAAATTTTCTGGGATCTGGGGGAGAACGCGATCTTGATTTCATGACAAATTTGGTCAACTGCAGTTCTCTAAGAGTATTATATCTGGCTGAAAACAATTTTGGCGGACTATTGCCCAATTCCATAGCAAACCTCTCTTCAAATCTTCAACACCTATTCATTGCGTATAACCAGATTTCTGGAAGCATTCCACAAGGTCTTGGTGAACTAACGCAACTGAATCTTCTTGGTATGTTTTATAATCAACTCGTTGGCCCTATTCCTTCTTCCATATGTAAGCTTAAAAATCTGCAAGATGCTGGATTTGGTAAGAACATGTTGTCTGGGGAAATCCCATCATGCATTGGGAACTTGACGTCAATAAACAAGCTTTGGCTAGAGCAAAACAAACTTGAAGGTAGCATTCCATCAAGCATTGGGAATTGCCAGAATTTGTTATTGCTTCAACTTTATGGTAACAAACTCAGTGGTAACATTCCCCGTGAACTGATGAGTTTGTCATCCCTCTCGATTTCTTTGACACTTGACGGAAATCGCTTCAATGGTTCTATTCCCCCAGAAATTGGCAACTTGAGGAAATTAGTTAAGCTAAATCTTTCCAATAACGAATTATCTGGTCCAATCCCTAGTAGCATAGGCGGCTGTCAAGatctaataaaactttatttggaTCACAATTTCTTCCAAGGATCCATTCCCGAGACTCTCAAGTTCTTGAGAGGCATTGAGGTAATCGACCTTTCCCACAACAATCTCTCGGGTGTGATTCCATCTCCCCTAGGTAAGCTTCCGTTCTTGATGAAGTTGAATCTTTCTTTCAATGATCTCCAAGGAGAGATGCCAGTGGAAGGAGTTTTCACCAATGCAACTGGAATTTCAGTTATTGGGAACAACAAGCTCTGCGGAGGATTGCCTGCACTGAATTTGCCAAATTGTCATAAAAGTGAGcctaagaaaaatataaacataagtAGGCTTGTGCTTATAGCCATCTCTTCATTTTGTGGCCTCTTAGGAATATGTTTGACTCTGTATTGTTTGAAGTTAAAACGCATCCCATCTCCTCAAATTCTAACAATGGACAATCTACCTGTCTCCTTCAGAGAGCTATACAAAGCTACCAATGGATTTTCTCCAGAGAATTTGATTGGGAAAGGAGGATATAGTTCTGTGTACAAAGGAGTTCTTGAGAAAAGCAAAGAAACAATCGTTGCAATCAAGGTACTCAACCTAACAATCATAGGATCATCGAAGAGCTTCATTGCCGAATGCAAAGCTCTCATAAACACAAGACATCGAAACCTCATCAAAGTCCTGACTTGTTGCTCGGGTGTTGATTTTGAAGGCAATGATTTCAAAGCCCTTGTATTTGAGTTCATGCCAAATGGGAGTCTCGACATGTGGCTGCATCCACTTCAATCAAATGCCAACTATTTGATTGAGGAGATGAGAAGTTTGAGTTTCTTACAACGCCTGAACATAGCAGTGGATTTGGCCTATGCTTTAGATTATCTTCATAATCAAAGCCAAACACCCATCATACATTGTGATGTAAAGCCGAGCAATATTCTTCTCAATTCCGACATGGTTGCTCATTTGAGTGACTTTGGCTTGGCGAGGTTTTTCAAACAACTCGACAATTCAAGTTCTTCCAGCTCCACCGGTGTTGGGCTTAAGGGAACAGTCGGTTATGCTGCACCAG AATATGGAATGGGAAGCGAAGTATCTGCACGTGGAGATGTATACAGCTATGGCATCGTTCTGTTGGAGATGATTACAGGAAAAAGGCCAACGGATGAGATGTTCAAAACAGGCCTAAATCTTCATAAGCTAGTAGAAATGGCTTTGCCTGAGCAGGAAATGGAGATTTTGGATTCGGAACTTCTCTTAGAGATGGAGAACGAGAGTAACGATAGAAGAAGACCAAAGAAGGAGAAATTACATGAATGCTCGAAGAGGATACTGAGAATTGGATTAGCTTGCTCAATGGAAACACCGAAAGAGCGAATGGACATTTCTGATGCACTGAAAGAGCTTCAGTCAATTCAAAGTGAGCTCTGA